Proteins co-encoded in one Montipora capricornis isolate CH-2021 chromosome 12, ASM3666992v2, whole genome shotgun sequence genomic window:
- the LOC138026067 gene encoding uncharacterized protein codes for MEKYFATFALVFSSLAVGFTALDVTVESVDNHSPFSEQTDGDWENGNRLFTKEELANYNGEDPSLPIYLAIKGIVFDVSEAKRVYGPGGKYHGFAGKDASRAMAKWSMEEEDLNDDLDGLTEEELARLDDSYNKLFATKYPKVGYIDEDNFTVRKNNDYVEL; via the exons atggaaaaatatttcgCAACTTTTGCCCTCGTTTTTTCTTCTCTAGCTGTTGGTTTCACGGCATTAGATGTTACTGTGGAAAGTGTTGACAATCACTCTCCGTTTTCTGAACAAACCGACGGTGACTGGGAGAACGGGAACAGGTTATTTACAAAGGAAGAGTTGGCAAATTACAATGGAGAAGAC ccgTCTCTTCCCATTTACCTTGCAATAAAGGGAATTGTCTTCGACGTTTCGGAAGCAAAAA GAGTTTATGGCCCCGGTGGAAAGTATCATGGTTTTGCTGGTAAGGATGCATCAAGAGCAATGGCAAAGTGGTCCATGGAAGAGGAGGATCTAAACGACGATTTG GATGGCTTAACGGAAGAGGAACTCGCACGTCTTGACGATTCCTACAACAAGCTTTTCGCGACAAAATACCCCAAAGTTGGGTATATCGATGAGGACAATTTCACAGTGAGAAAAAACAACGATTACGTTGAATTGTGA
- the LOC138026063 gene encoding tubulin--tyrosine ligase-like protein 12 produces the protein MASNSSGKATCISKEDFLSLHRPQLLSIGLPEQLWDRLYRKLSPIASCDTAEVFELRKFESPGRWSLHAKRALQKFSDVFLIQHIWSNDGGSAAKNSLEKSPELLSRMKEIMHLPENDAVEKHASSDEDYLDSSLVVSQITGADKEKAEGTLQSTGGDLIEALCQITDDSYETQKPSKSDRSKIMTLEEFKTGFLHAVGMEKAKLLSEEYVEKMYLRYKREKEEYPDSLSFGKGTTPNYSWFEEDEGAMAVFVSIPVKTKKRDVVSKLSTKRWSLGLKGCAPIIDGEFYGNVCPDESFWTFDSPGLLVMTLQKPENEESELWPVLIKGEKHLTEKEISDQTRDKSDQIEYDTLKVLENMWHYNQTYQVVSSEGNKQKPVWYIMDEFGSGIVHNMYPNMKCSPFAFAVTGVFYSVLWPLEDINVGDMCCRNFCPSLSQSETPVQREARLLAFRSSLPERCPESFVVELAKFPVLPRDVSVAITAKSLSPQTESINCTHSQGKKLNLKFFLEKSGTGKKPVLRDLGCTVVESSTEAEVVWLEKWSILGQRIPNNARVNRLGGEENLLHRHLLASHVRKMWGKVPWFPVTYDMSTDLAALCADHYCRGVSSYWILRAADPSRLSLRPVVTSDLRRVLRCSEMGHMVASYYCFQTAWCKKRHFRLQYAVTIKSLLPLELLVHNIPHVNLADKEMNPNAFLDEYSSSSVVSGFSEAKQNGVVNHGLTHQEFLADLNANFLAARPVTWEDIQTKILESIAKLFYAVSPSLTTFQNDRDSVRELCAVYGVDILLKDSLEPLIIGVNPTPSFDSDNCFSDVLITAFGQNGECLGNVNITQVSLREKCSSYLSA, from the exons ATGGCGTCGAATTCTTCGGGTAAGGCCACGTGCATTAGCAAGGAAGATTTCCTCTCTCTGCATCGACCACAACTACTGTCGATCGGTTTACCTGAACAGTTATGGGATAGACTGTACAGAAAGCTATCACCAATCGCAAGCTGTGACACTGCTGAGGTTTTTGAGCTGCGCAAATTTGAATCTCCTGGTCGGTGGTCGCTTCACGCTAAACGAGCTTTGCAAAAATTTAGTGACGTGTTTCTCATTCAACATATCTGGTCGAACGACGGAGGATCGGCAGCAAAAAATAGCTTAGAGAAGTCACCAGAGTTGCTATCGAGAATGAAGGAAATCATGCATCTCCCCGAAAACGACGCTGTCGAAAAACATGCCTCAAGCGACGAAGACTATTTGGACAGCTCCCTTGTTGTTTCACAAATTACCGGAGCAGACAAGGAGAAAGCTGAAGGGACTCTTCAGTCCACGGGCGGTGATCTAATCGAGGCCTTATGTCAAATCACGGACGATTCTTATGAAACCCAAAAGCCGTCCAAATCAGATAGGTCAAAAATTATGACCCTCGAGGAATTCAAGACAGGCTTTCTACATGCGGTAGGGATGGAAAAAGCGAAATTGCTTTCCGAGGAATATGTCGAGAAAATGTACCTAAGGTATAAGCGAGAGAAAGAAGAATACCCAGATTCATTGAGCTTTGGAAAAGGAACGACGCCGAACTACAGTTGGTTTGAAGAAGATGAAGGAGCGATGGCCGTTTTCGTCTCAATTCCTGTTAAAACGAAAAAGCGAGACGTTGTGAGTAAACTGTCGACAAAGCGTTGGAGTTTGGGTTTGAAAGGATGCGCCCCCATCATCGATGGCGAATTCTACGGCAACGTTTGCCCTGATGAGTCTTTTTGGACGTTTGATTCGCCTGGCTTGTTGGTCATGACGCTTCAGAAACCAGAGAATGAAGAATCAGAGCTTTGGCCA GTTCTAATCAAGGGGGAGAAGCATTTGACGGAAAAGGAAATTTCAGATCAAACAAGAGACAAGAGTGACCAAATTGAGTATGATACACTCAAAGTGTTGGAGAACATGTGGCATTACAACCAAACTTATCAAGTTGTCTCTTCAGAAGGAAATAAGCAGAAACCAGTTTGGTACATCATGGATGAATTCGGATCGGGGATTGTACACAATATGTATCCTAACATGAAGTGTTCGCCATTTGCTTTTGCTGTAACTGGAGTGTTTTACTCTGTCCTCTGGCCTCTTGAAGATATCAATGTAGGTGACATGTGTTGCAGAAACTTTTGTCCATCACTTAGTCAGTCTGAGACACCAGTTCAAAGAGAAGCTCGACTTTTAGCCTTTCGATCTTCGTTGCCTGAAAGGTGTCCAGAAAGCTTTGTTGTTGAGCTTGCCAAGTTTCCTGTTTTGCCAAGAGATGTTAGTGTAGCTATAACTGCAAAGTCGTTGTCACCACAAACTGAAAGTATCAACTGTACGCATTCCCAAGGTAAAAAACTCAACCTGAAGTTTTTTCTTGAGAAGTCTGGCACTGGGAAGAAGCCAGTTTTAAGAGACTTGGGTTGTACAGTTGTAGAGTCGTCGACAGAAGCAGAGGTGGTTTGGCTGGAAAAGTGGAGTATTCTAGGGCAAAGAATACCAAACAATGCTAGAGTCAACAGGCTTGGAGGAGAGGAAAACCTACTGCATCGTCATTTGCTGGCTTCTCACGTTCGGAAGATGTGGGGCAAAGTACCTTGGTTTCCAGTGACTTACGACATGTCGACAGACTTGGCTGCTTTGTGTGCTGACCATTATTGCCGTGGAGTCTCCAGTTACTGGATTTTACGAGCAGCAGATCCTAGCAGGCTTAGTTTACGACCGGTGGTTACCAGTGATCTTCGCAGGGTGTTAAGGTGTTCAGAGATGGGTCATATGGTTGCTTCATACT aCTGTTTTCAAACAGCTTGGTGCAAGAAGAGGCACTTTCGTCTACAGTATGCTGTCACCATCAAGTCTCTATTGCCGTTAGAGCTTTTGGTTCACAACATCCCACATGTGAATCTAGCAGATAAAGAGATGAACCCAAATGCTTTCTTAGATGAGTACAGTTCTTCATCTGTGGTATCTGGCTTCTCTGAAGCAAAGCAAAATGGAGTAGTGAATCACGGATTGACACACCAAGAATTCTTGGCAGACCTCAATGCCAATTTTCTTGCGGCAAGACCGGTGACATGGGAAGACATTCAAACAAAGATCCTTGAGAGCATTGCCAAATTGTTCTATGCAGTTAGTCCGAGTCTTACTACTTTTCAAAATGACAGGGATTCAGTGAGGGAGCTTTGTGCTGTGTACGGAGTTGATATTTTGCTGAAAGACTCACTAGAACCTCTCATCATCGGGGTCAATCCTACTCCAAGTTTTGACAGTGACAACTGTTTTTCTGATGTCCTGATCACTGCCTTTGGACAGAATGGGGAATGCTTGGGTAATGTAAACATAACTCAGGTCTCTTTGAGAGAAAAGTGCAGCAGCTATTTGTCTGCTTAA
- the LOC138025408 gene encoding histone H3-like → MVRIKQTKEKHQTGLNYRFAAKSFLLSKKTLLEAEDINLLQISPLKITALPITTRPIKKIRRYRAGKLALQEIRRYQKSTQLLICKLAFQRLVREISQDFAPGFRVQPSALLALQEATESYIVGVFEDVNLCALHAKRVTIMPRDLQLALRIRGEGRLLHH, encoded by the coding sequence ATGGTAAGgatcaaacaaacaaaggagAAGCACCAAACAGGCTTAAATTACAGATTTGCTGCTAAATCTTTCCTGCTTTCAAAGAAGACGTTATTGGAGGCTGAAGACATTAATCTACTGCAAATCTCACCTTTGAAAATAACCGCCCTTCCAATTACAACTCGTCCTATTAAGAAGATACGAAGATACCGTGCAGGAAAGCTGGCTTTGCAAGAGATTCGCAGATATCAAAAAAGCACGCAGCTACTAATCTGCAAGTTGGCCTTTCAGCGCCTGGTCCGTGAAATATCCCAAGATTTTGCTCCTGGCTTCAGAGTTCAGCCCTCTGCTTTGCTAGCTCTCCAAGAGGCCACCGAATCTTACATCGTGGGAGTTTTTGAGGACGTAAATCTATGTGCTCTCCATGCAAAAAGAGTCACCATTATGCCTCGAGATTTGCAACTGGCTCTTAGAATCAGAGGGGAAGGGAGATTGCTTCATCACTAA
- the LOC138026065 gene encoding torsin-1A-like, with protein MAVQESCRGISMNDSLYRERRQEGWSTESGSSTDEDATLTAPLVTDLDYLDFAMDLIRKNIENLSMNDSLCRERRQEGWSTESGSSTDEDATLTAPLVTDLDYLDYTMDLIRKNTENLSIRDDDKEKLTRAAKAVEDMSHKKRPLLNQNGFLTLSLFFVLGALLLSFYLHANPHGFCLESEFSKNISGIGDTLKAELYGQHVAQKIITVALNHFRKNNVRKPLVFSFHGWTGTGKTFVSNIITEHIFKRKMQSPFVHKFIVPLHFPHESEVNTYNEQLKGWIRGNVSHCRKGALFIFDEMDKIHSGMMDTIKDAILDYRGKSTTAGYQNMVFIFLSNSGGQAINDHVLRHVFEGKIRESLTSSELENIFHGVIENTPDIWFADLLKEDVIDHLVPFLPLERMHVKQCIRRDLIKKGFAVEETMVKNIADQMDYFPRGHNFFSVSGCKKVSSRVDVIMG; from the coding sequence ATGGCGGTGCAAGAATCATGTCGTGGAATATCCATGAATGACTCCTTGTATCGGGAAAGACGACAAGAGGGGTGGAGTACAGAGAGTGGGAGCTCGACTGATGAGGATGCCACACTTACAGCTCCACTTGTTACAGATCTTGATTATCTTGATTTTGCAATGGATTTAATCAGGAAAAATATTGAAAACCTTTCCATGAATGACTCCTTGTGTCGGGAAAGACGACAAGAGGGGTGGAGTACAGAGAGTGGGAGCTCGACTGATGAGGATGCCACACTTACAGCTCCACTTGTTACAGATCTTGATTATCTTGATTATACAATGGATTTAATCAGGAAAAATACTGAAAACCTTTCGATTAGGGATGATGACAAAGAAAAGTTAACGAGGGCTGCGAAAGCCGTTGAAGATATGTCTCATAAAAAGAGGCCTCTTCTGAATCAGAATGGTTTCTTAACTTTGAGCTTGTTTTTCGTACTTGGTGCACTCTTGCTTTCATTTTACTTGCATGCTAACCCTCATGGCTTTTGTCTGGAAAGTGAGTTCAGCAAGAATATTTCAGGCATTGGTGACACACTAAAGGCAGAGTTATATGGCCAACATGTTGCACAGAAAATCATCACTGTTGCGTTGAATCACTTTAGGAAGAACAATGTACGCAAGCcacttgtcttttcttttcatgGATGGACAGGAACTGGGAAGACCTTTGTGAGCAACATTATCACTGAGCATATTTTCAAGCGAAAGATGCAAAGCCCTTTTGTTCACAAATTCATTGTTCCTCTGCATTTTCCACATGAATCTGAGGTCAACACATACAATGAACAGCTGAAGGGATGGATAAGAGGAAATGTGTCACACTGCAGAAAGGGCGCACTGTTCATTTTTGATGAAATGGACAAAATTCACTCTGGAATGATGGATACAATCAAAGATGCCATCTTGGACTATCGGGGCAAGAGCACAACAGCTGGTTATCAAAACATGGTGTTTATTTTTCTGTCTAACTCTGGGGGCCAGGCAATTAATGACCATGTCTTGAGGCATGTCTTTGAGGGGAAAATAAGAGAAAGTTTAACATCAAGTGAACTGGAAAATATCTTTCACGGTGTCATTGAAAATACACCCGATATATGGTTTGCAGATCTTTTGAAAGAAGATGTCATTGATCATCTGGTCCCATTTCTTCCTCTGGAGAGAATGCATGTCAAGCAGTGCATTAGAAGGGATCTAATTAAGAAAGGCTTTGCTGTCGAAGAGACCATGGTGAAAAACATAGCTGATCAAATGGACTATTTTCCAAGAGGTCACAACTTCTTTTCTGTGTCAGGTTGTAAGAAAGTTTCTTCCAGAGTGGATGTCATTATGGGATAA
- the LOC138026066 gene encoding E2F-associated phosphoprotein-like translates to MMEDEDSYGIGRYSSSDDDQNESSDDDLKEVGFLKERRESGSSSEDEFEKEMQMELESVLRSYEQQSEQNASNDQEKGASDNKGQNAEESAGDVYSEDYFSSGSEDEHLVGGQGSKSKERRKMLTNDELLYDPDMDDEDEKWVLKQRQEHRMKVQQRQSTRNSSDTSQNQGTSSPTESKSKVLKQKVKKVPSSDAILSCPACMTTLCIDCQRHDLYKNQYRAMFVMNCKVVEDEVLKYEPVGKKKKKEQKGKLVQCNKDSDSLTSVSDGTTSEHYHPVACTECSSEVAVYDSDEVYHFFNVLASHA, encoded by the exons ATGATGGAAGACGAGGACTCTTATGGCATTGGAAGATACAGCAGTTCCGACGATGATCAAAACGAGAG CTCTGATGATGATCTTAAGGAGGTGggatttttgaaagaaagaagagAGTCCGGCTCAAGCAGCGAGgatgaatttgagaaagaaATGCAAATGGAATTGGAGAGTGTGTTGAGAAGCTATGAGCAACAGAGTG AACAAAATGCGTCAAATGATCAAGAAAAAGGGGCAAGTGATAACAAAGGTCAAAATGCTGAAGAATCTGCAGGTGATGTTTATTCTGAAGATTACTTCAGTTCTGGGTCAGAAGATGAGCATTTGGTGGGTGGGCAAGGCTCCAAATCAAAGGAACGAAGGAAAATGTTGACAAATGATGAACTGTTGTATGACCCAGACATGGATGATGAGGATGAGAAATGGGTCCTAAAACAAAGGCAGGAACATAGAATGAAAG TACAGCAGAGACAAAGCACTAGAAATTCTTCAGATACAAGTCAGAATCAAGGCACATCATCACCAACTGAAAGCAAATCCAAGGTGTtaaaacaaaaagtaaaaaaagttcCATCAAGTGATGCGATCTTGTCTTGCCCTGCTTGTATGACAACTCTGTGCATTGATTGTCAAAG GCATGACTTGTATAAAAACCAATACAGAGCTATGTTTGTCATGAACTGTAAAGTGGTGGAGGATGAAGTGCTAAAATATGAGCCAgttggaaagaagaaaaagaaggagcaaaaaggaaaattagtACAATGCAACAAAGACAGTGACAGTTTGACATCAGTTAGTGATGGTACAACCTCAGAACATTACCATCCTGTTGCTTGTACGGAATGCAGCTCAGAGGTTGCTGTTTATGACAGTGATGAGGTTTATCATTTCTTTAATGTTCTAGCAAGTCACGCTTGA